A section of the Paenibacillus odorifer genome encodes:
- a CDS encoding phage tail terminator family protein, producing MSVQQLREHITSTLERYFPDVPVYVEGEKPQTAYFHPGLISATLDRQREGRYLAVYRFGIRYEQGNLLEAERMADKLSEAMAGMEQDGGAFRVVRQAWEAGTEGHGPLFTVDYMLYLQNDKPDSIKMGQMIGGERLK from the coding sequence ATGTCGGTACAACAATTGCGAGAACACATTACAAGTACACTTGAACGGTATTTTCCTGATGTGCCTGTATATGTAGAAGGAGAAAAACCTCAAACAGCCTATTTTCATCCCGGACTGATCTCAGCAACACTGGATCGGCAGCGGGAGGGCAGGTATTTAGCGGTCTACCGTTTTGGCATCCGTTATGAGCAAGGCAATTTGCTGGAAGCTGAAAGAATGGCAGATAAGCTAAGTGAGGCGATGGCAGGGATGGAGCAGGATGGTGGAGCTTTTCGTGTAGTTAGGCAAGCTTGGGAAGCTGGAACTGAGGGGCATGGGCCGCTGTTTACAGTTGACTATATGTTGTATTTGCAAAACGACAAGCCTGACAGCATTAAGATGGGACAAATGATTGGAGGAGAACGATTGAAATGA
- a CDS encoding ArpU family phage packaging/lysis transcriptional regulator gives MNISTLPELDRRRTQVAIESMLEKYRIFKTVTFEAKEASTTYSYTERFHGPTNTVTDQTAAIASYNVDIPAARRAYCSAIDSVVERLDTREQQLVRERYMRRDEMYDYTIYNHVFDPPVSKDTYVKIRSKAFYKMALALTDLGLLSLQTLVTTAPRVKKEKMSIT, from the coding sequence ATGAACATATCAACTTTACCAGAGTTGGACCGTCGCCGAACCCAGGTCGCTATAGAGAGCATGTTGGAGAAATACCGTATTTTTAAGACCGTTACATTTGAAGCGAAGGAAGCAAGCACAACTTATTCATACACAGAAAGATTTCATGGTCCTACTAACACTGTAACTGATCAGACTGCTGCGATAGCTTCTTATAATGTGGACATCCCCGCCGCAAGGAGGGCTTACTGTTCCGCAATAGACTCTGTGGTAGAGAGACTCGATACGAGAGAACAGCAGCTGGTACGGGAAAGGTATATGAGAAGAGACGAGATGTACGATTATACGATTTACAATCATGTGTTTGATCCACCGGTAAGTAAGGACACTTACGTGAAGATACGCTCGAAGGCTTTTTACAAGATGGCATTAGCGTTAACGGATCTCGGTTTACTATCTCTGCAAACTTTAGTAACAACAGCGCCTAGGGTAAAGAAAGAGAAAATGAGTATTACTTAA
- a CDS encoding helix-turn-helix domain-containing protein: MKQEFGDYMKHLRETKGLTINQLAAAAGISGSQISRIENGLRGVPKPTTLRKIAEATGVPYEELMDQAGYLQDQTLSSDEAVPDWATSKDKRDFRKMLEDDGELMFDGIPLDKEDKQRIKDVLTGLFWEAKQMNKRKKSKDTK, encoded by the coding sequence ATGAAACAGGAATTCGGGGATTATATGAAGCATCTTCGGGAAACAAAGGGACTCACCATTAATCAATTAGCAGCAGCAGCCGGAATTAGCGGTTCGCAAATTTCCCGGATTGAGAATGGATTAAGAGGGGTTCCTAAACCAACCACGTTACGCAAAATTGCTGAGGCCACTGGCGTCCCCTACGAGGAGCTAATGGATCAGGCAGGGTATTTGCAGGACCAGACTCTTTCAAGCGATGAGGCTGTCCCAGATTGGGCTACAAGCAAAGATAAACGAGACTTTCGAAAAATGCTAGAGGATGATGGAGAGCTGATGTTTGATGGGATTCCATTAGACAAAGAAGATAAACAGAGGATAAAAGATGTACTAACCGGATTGTTCTGGGAAGCCAAACAGATGAATAAGAGAAAAAAATCCAAAGACACTAAATAA
- a CDS encoding ImmA/IrrE family metallo-endopeptidase, whose translation MDELINSLIKKYKTNCPFELAAALGIQIRFMNLGTGTKGLYYRKLRRRFIVIHNELPVEWQRFVCAHELGHDRLHKGINRFFLEESSYFSPGKLERQANVFAVKLLSSGRSPEQEESWRNYYLRIGIPPEVRFFLEE comes from the coding sequence ATGGATGAACTGATCAATAGTCTGATTAAAAAATATAAAACCAACTGCCCGTTCGAGCTTGCCGCAGCACTAGGCATTCAAATTCGTTTCATGAACCTGGGGACTGGCACAAAGGGATTATATTATCGAAAACTAAGAAGAAGGTTTATCGTCATTCATAATGAGTTGCCTGTAGAATGGCAGCGCTTCGTTTGTGCGCATGAATTAGGGCATGATCGGCTTCACAAGGGGATCAATCGCTTTTTTCTGGAGGAAAGCTCCTATTTCTCTCCTGGGAAGCTTGAACGTCAAGCTAATGTCTTTGCTGTAAAATTACTTTCTTCGGGCAGAAGCCCCGAACAAGAGGAATCATGGAGAAACTATTATCTACGGATTGGAATTCCACCGGAAGTCCGATTTTTTTTGGAGGAATAA